The DNA sequence CTGCACCCCTAGGTCAAAGGCTTTCTGAGACTCTGGTAGCAGGATGATAGTATCGAGGCCGATCTCGGTGGGAAGCTTTGTCGATGACTCCTCCCAGATGGCTTTGGTCTCATCCACATTCAGGGTGCGTGCATCTGCCACGTGAACCGAGGTCCCAACAGAGCCCAGGCTATGCTTGACTTGCTTTAGATGCGCCAATGCCGCATCGTTCGCATCAATGGCCAGGACCCTTTTGCCCAGGCGTGCAGCGAACTGAACCCCCAAGTGTCCAAGCCCTCCGCCAGCGCCAAGGATCCCTACCGTGCTTGCGCGCTGCACCGCGTCATGACGCAAGGCTGACCAGATAGTAAGCCCGGCACACATCAATGGTGCTGCCTGTAGCGGCGAGAGGCCTTCGGGGAGAGGTGCGACTTGACGGCTATCGACGAGACAGTACTCCTGGAAACCACCATCCTCTGTCAAGCCCAGATTGCCTGCCTGTGAACAGTACGGGGAGTAGCCTatctcatcatggcctgTGTTCTGGCACTCGTAGCACGTCCCGCATGGATGATAGGCTCGACCTGGGACGCCGACGTGAAGGCCAGCAAAGATGCCACGGGTCTTTGGGACGTTTGGCCCGACCTCGAGAACTCGGCCGGCAAATTCGTGGCAACCAATGCGTGGCAGGGTCTGGGATAGTCCACCAGAGGCAAACACAGCATCCGTGTGGCAGTATGAGGCGGCGAGGACTTTGAGCAGTATGTCCTGGCCTTGTGGCGACGAGGGTCGTGAGATGCGCTTCATTCGGTACGGCTCGCCGAacttctcgacgacagcAGCTAGCATGGTTGTCGACGGCTCCGGAGGGTGCATCATTATTCACGCGGGTGCCTGCTAAGAGGTGAACGGTATGAAGAAACGATTGCCTGCGGCGCCCCCGAGAacggcggtgatgatgagcaaGGGTGTAGTTACCTCAGTAGATGCCGACTACCGTAACTGGAGCTAATCATTGCGCCCAGGGTGACCTCATGACATTACCCCAGAaaggccatctccatcagACAGTCTGTGGAGGAGTGTGGGGTGTACCAGACTCTCCACACATTACACTAGACCACTCTCTCCTCCACATTCCGGCCAACCATCATGCCATTGCTCCTAGCGGCGGAAAGGCTACAAATACGCGCGATAGGATTTTTACTAAATCACCAACTACAACTTCCTTCTTCAGACCGGATTCGCAATCGAAAACCCAAGAATGACGACCCGCACCCCCAAAGACACATACGCTCAGCCCGAGTATGAGGAGGCTCACTTGGCGACGTTTGCAGCCCCGAAAGGCTACCCTATCGAGTCTGTGCTGCCCCCCGACGTGAAGAGGGAAACCTTTGAACAGGCCCTGGCCGAGTTTGTCGACGCCGTCGGCAAAGATTATGTCTTTATCGGCGATGCTCTCTCTCACTACATCGATCCCTACGACATTTATATCGACGACAGtgagagaaggaggatgccGAGCGCGGCTGTTTGGTAGGTACCCTTGTTGAAGAGTCGCACGCATCGAAACCTAGCAGCACTGACATGTTCCCGCGTCCAGTCCCTCTTCGCTCGAGGAAGCTAAGCAGGCTCTCAAGGTTGCCAACAAATACGGCATCCCGGTCTGGGCTTTTTCCAGAGGCAAGAACCTAGGGTGAGTCTTGTCCTCCTGTTCAATggttgagcctcaagctccagGCGCACAAGCTAATGGTTTATCTATAGCTACGGGGGGCCGTCTGCGCGAGTCAACGGGTCCGTCGCCTTTGACCTTCATCGCATGAACCGAGTGCTCGAAGTTAGCGACGACTTCTCCTACGCCGTGGTAGAGCCAGGTGTGAGTTTCAAGGAGTTGGGTGATTATTGCGCCTTGCATGGCAAAAAGGTGTGGCCAAGCACTCCCTCTCTTGGATGGGGAAGCGTAACTGGTAATGTAAGCATCCATTCGAATCTTATTGATAGCCACGACTTCTGCGTGCTGACACGGGTCCCTTCTGGCAGACTCTGGACCGTGGTACTGGCTTCGGCTCTCATTCCGCCCATCACCAATCGATTGCCGGGCTTGAGGTGCTGCTCCCTGACGGAGACGTCGTGCGTACGGGGCAATTCGGCATCACCcgctcgccctcggccttcCTGTCCAAATTCACTTTTGGTCCATCGATTGAGGGTCTCTTCTTGCAGAGCAACTTGGGCATCGTCACCAAGCTCAGCATCTGGCTAACTCCACAACCACCTGCTTTCATGGAATGCACGATTGGCGTTCCAGCTTTTGAGGATATTGAGCCCCTGGTTGATGTCCTGGGACACCTCCGTCAGACCGGTGTTATTCCTAACCTCGTCTGGGTCATgagcctgcttgagcagcTTTGCATGTTTGGAAGGAGGTCCGACTATTGGCAAGGCGAGGGCCCTATTCCTCCATGGAAGCTGGAAGAGATTcgcaaggagaagggtaTGAGCTACTGGCATGGCCGCTGGGGACTTTACGGTCCGAAGAGGATCATCCAAGCCCAGTTcgaagagatcaaggagatcgTGGCCAAGAGGGTTCCCCAGGCCACCCTCGTCGGCAACTTTTTCCAGGGCGAGAAtggagagcttctcgacaACAAGGCTATCCCAAATGACAATGGGAGTCTCTTGGTCGGTATCCCAAGCCTTTGGAGTCTTCCTTTGGTAGGCTGGGCATTGCCACGCGGTGGTGGAGGCAAGGCCGCCCACGGCGACTATGCCCCCATCATCCCTAACTCTGGCAAGATGGTTCTCGAGTGGATACGTGCCTGTAGACCTCACTATGAAGCAGCTGGAGTCGAGCCCATGGTGGACTTTTTCATGCACGAACGGCACGTAATCATGGTCAACATGTTCACCTTCAACCAGGAAGACCCCGACCATCGAAACAAGATCCACAAGCTTTACCATAACTTCCACGCCGAGAGCAAAAAGCGAGGATATGGCATGTACCGCGCACATGTCAACCACATGGGTAAGCAGAGCTTTCAAAGACAAGTGGCCTTGTTACTGACATTGGCAACTTAGATCTCATCGCGGGCTTGAGCGATTTCAACAATCACGCGTACAACCGCTtcatcgagaagctcaaggtaAGCGAGTTCTGCAGTGATCTGCATGAAATGAAGACGTGGCTGACTCGTCCAGGACGCTGTCGACCCGAACGGTATCCTGGCGCCAGGAAAATCCGGGATCTGGCCCGAAAGGTACCGGCATCTAAGGGAAGGTGGAGCAATtctggagaagcaggctAGTCATTTGTAGAGCATAAGTTTTATTAAAGCTTTGgtataacgtacatgtatagcgagccggacagcaagcgaaccggacaaaaaatccctcaacctacattatctctatttgatcaattgattcttaaccacccagcatgtcacagtctaataaagaggctagaatccttcttgcacttcaagcccatcaaaatacaccaaaactaagtcttagaggtgccgcaaagctctaccaagtcaagcattcaacactatttgaccgatataatggcatccaagcccgagtcaatactattcctaattcacgccgactatctgatctagaggaacagatccttattcactttattctcgacctagattcgcgaggatttcccccccggcttcgtggtgtgaaggaaatggctgatcaattacttgccgaccgcgacgcgccaccagttggcgcgcgctgggcttcaaacttcgtcaggcgacacccagacctcaagacgcgtttttttcggaagtacgactaccagagagccaagtgcgaagatctagctattatccgtaattggtttacgcttgtggcgaatacaatcgcgaagtatggcatccgatcagatgatttctacaacgttgatgagactggctttatgatgggcataattcagagcggaatggtcgtcacaggcacagataggcgtggaaagccaaaatcagtgcagcccggaaaccgggaatggattacggtcattcaggcgatcaatgcggatggccaagcgatctcgccgttcatcatcggtgcgggccaatatcacctcgccaactggtaccgggatagtaacctcccgggcgattgggctattgcaacgacccaaaatggctggaccgataacgagaccggtctcgagtggctcaagcactttgaccggtgcacagccaagcgatcaaatagtcgctatcgtcttctaatccttgatggccacgaaagtcaccactcaatcgaattcgagagatattgtgaggagaagaagatcatcaggctttgtatgccacctcattcatctcatatactgcagccccttgacgtcgggtgctttagcgtgcttaagaacgcttacggccaagaaatagagcatctgatcagatgctctataactcacgtttcaaagactgagttctttccggccttctacgccgcatttcaggccaccatgacggaaaagaatattaagtcagccttcagaggggccgggcttgttcctcttgacccggaaagtgtggtctcgaaacttgatgtgcagctacggactccaacaccggctgaggaggtggctaaaccgtcgaccccttgggtttcaaagaccccaaagaccgtgcttgaggctcaatctcagtcagattacctcgagagacgagttataaggcacaaaaagtagctccccagagtcaattctagaagctatacggtcttcttctaagggaacaaagatagttatgcataaggttgccttacttgaggctagggttaaagaacttgaacaggcaaatgagatactaagccggcgccggagggcaaaaaggacctgactacagaaaagaggggtaatgacagtagaggaaggaaggcaagcaattgatcagatggatatagatgcgcaggtagtggcagaatcgtcgagaagtggtaatcaagggaggtcagcgcgaccgggggttcggcattgtggtgtctgcggcaagcccggtcataatgcaagaacatgtcaggtagtgattgagacatctggggaagagtatagcgagtaatttcaattgattaaatggtttgttgtgtttttatagtgatttctatcttaaaggttaaaaaaaagtgtccggttcgcttgctgtccggctcgctatacatgtacgttatgCTTTAGTTATGTTATGGCTGTATTATTTCTATTAAGTTGTGTTACGGCTTGGTTACCCGTAGGAGCGATGGAAGCCGTAGGCAGCTGAAGCACCTTCTGTAGTTCATTGCTACAATAGCGATTATGGCCCAATCTTTTGCCCTGTGCCGTGACCGCTTAGATGCACCGTTACAATAGGTAACTTACGTATCACTCCGTAGTTGGCGGGAAATAATATTACTGATCCCTCCGCCCTGTAGCCGTGATAATCACAGCGTGGCCCACCGGCCATTCCTCACTGGGAGTGGCGTCCCTTTCCCCGCGTTTTTCACCGTCCGGCTGAACGCCTCCAAAAATCTGGGGTATTTCCAAtgtccaccaccaccctgTCCATCGTTTCCTTTCTATCCTCATTATCTCAAGATATATTCACCTGCCGTCAGCATGGCATCTGACGATCAAGATCCTACCAGCCATCGGCCTAGCCCGTCTCCTCGCCAGTACAAATGTGGCCACTGCCCCAAGGCCTTTAAGCGCAGTGAGCACTGTATCCGGCATGAACGGAGACATACACTCGAGAAACCATTTTCGTGTCGCTACTGTCGGAAAAGCTACTCGCGCAAGTAAGATTCCTATCTCCCCCTGTGCTTATTGGCTTGCATGAACTTGAGCTTACCTCTCTTGTTTtttctctccatcatcagaGATCTCGTCACTCGCCACGAACGCACATTGCACGCCGACAAATGCACTCGGACGAATCCTCATGCTCGGCCCGAAGTCTTGGTCGCATCGGCCAACGAAGGGGACACGGTGCACTGTGCTCAGCATCCTACCATCCGTCGCGATTCATTGTTAGAGCCCCTCTCATCGCTCGACGAGAACGCTTGGATACCGCCATCATGCCACGACCCTTTACCCCCAAGGCCTAGTCGCGTCGATGAGGACGTCGGAAGTCGCTTTGAATCCATCGGCGCGATGAATGGCCCGCAACCTGCTGCCCGTCACCACTCCATGCCAACACCACCCTCCCGGCGCACGTCGACCAGTGAGCCAGTGTGCCGCACCCCCAACGTCTCCCCCTCGGCAAGGTCTCATAACGGCCTTGCGATCGGCTCTCCCAACGGATCGACTGCGCCCGATGTCGGCAGTGAGCCCTCAGACAATCGGAGTGTGAATGGGCAGGATTTCGAACCGCCATATCGAGTCCAGTACCCACGACACCAAGATACACAGCAACAAGCCCCAGCAATGCCGGATCCTCCGGTTCTTCAAGACCCTGCAGAGGGCCAGCTAAGCCTGCCTCTGCTTGACTTTGGTCCTCTGCCTGATGACCTCTTCGACGTCGCGGATTTTGACCAAATCGAGATCCCTGACTGGATGGAGTTGTCTTGGACTGCAACACCTGTAATGAGTACGGCTGGAACCTCCAGAGGGCCACATGCCACCTTGCCCGACGTAGCCCTACGTGTCCAAGATACGCATGGCTCTAGCCCCCGGGACCATCGGGCAAACGCGACTCCCACGAATCCGCATGTACCCAAGGAAAGGAATGGCGGCTTGAAAGAAGCATTCACCGCCGATGTGCATGTACGCGATTGGATCTGCCAAGATCTGGTGCAACGGCATGTCCCAGAACACCAGCTCGAGGAGATTCCCACTGAAAAACTCTGCCAGGGCTTCCTTTCAAGCTACATGAACTGTTTCCATGGCCACTTCCCTATAATTCACCGGCCAACTTTTACCCCTACAACAACTCCGAGTCCGCTGCTCCTCATCATGTGTAGTATCGGTGCATTGTATCGCCTCGACCGACGGAGGGCAAAAAGCTTGTATGATATCACTGTACGCTCCATCGAACAGGTGCGTTATCCGCTGCGAATATCGGAAGCACTGGCTAACCTGGGATACAGATGACCTCTGCAAGCCACAGTTCAGTGTCTCACGCCGACTACCCAATCTGGTTTGTACAGACAAAACTGTTATTGACCCTTTTCACCGTTTTAAGCGGTGACGACGAGCTGGTGTCTacagccatggccgagaacGGATTTTATACATTGGTACGTTTGGTTCCTATCCTCGTGTCTAGAGGCATTGTCTCATAACAATACTCCCAGGTGTACGAAACGATTCGCCAGTCCCTCAACGATCAAGGTGCGGACCACAGAATACTCTCTTGGCCTGAATGGATCCAGCACGAAACCCGAAAAAGAACCTTGGGTGGAATCTTTATCGTCAGCACCCTCAATATGATCATCTACAATGTCAACCCCGGTTTTCATCCCGCCGAAGACCTGGACTTTGAGGCCTTTGACGATGAAAGCCACTGGAATGCCAGGACAGCAAGCGAGTGGTGTGAGCTCCGAACCGCCTGGCATCAACCGGACTATCTGACCATGCGGGAAATGCTCATGGACCTCATTTCCGATGATTCTAGTCGTTTAAAGAACCGATCTCGAGTTTCTCCATTCTCGTCGTGGGTAATCACACACGCCTTTGTAGTCTATACGTGGCATCTATTTCAAGTGGCTCCGCCGACCTCGTCCGCGATTTTAGGTGCCAACGTTACGTCTTTACTGCTTCACTCGGCAATGCAGTCTCTCGCGAGATACCATGAACTACTGGAAGAAAGTGTCGACACGAATCCAGAGGAAGTGACTCACACCGCCAAGCCGTCGCTGATATCGACCTGTCGGGCAATCCTCCCTATCGCATACATCCGACTCTTCGGTTCCGCTATCCGCCTCGATCGCTTGAGCTTGATATCTCGAGACTCGGACTCGGTTGAAGCATCTGTGGCAGTGTTTGCATCGACGAAAATGATAAAGACGCCTTATCTGCTCGATGTTGTACGACGGTCGTTTGACGGTCTAAGAAGGACAGTCAAGATAGGGCATTTGCTCATGCGCAAAACGGCAGCATTCCATTGGAGTATTGAGCATGCCGTTGCGGCATGGGACTGTGGTATGTGCTCAGAAGACAGCGTTGCATCGTGAGGGCTGACTCTTCCTTTATAGCTCTTTTTGTGACCAAATGGGTACATGCCGTAGAACTTGACGCCTTGAACAACATCCTGACCAGTCCCGCCGAGGCCCAGCTTCTAGATTCCATGAAGCAAGTGCTTGATGAGACAGACTGCAGTTTCAGGGAAGGGCTGTCTCTGGCTGCTGCACTAGCAAGACTATGGAGTTTGAGTCTCCAGGATGTAAGTGAAAACAGGCGAATGATATATAATGCGAGCTGACAAGAGCAACAAATAGGTTTGGGTATGGGGTATTACTCCCCGGATGGGGACCATCCTGTCAAACCTGGCTACCACGTACCAGCGAATCAATGATACGAACCGTCACCGCAGCCTTGCGGAGGGTAGTTTATCCCACTAAGAGTCTATAGTTGGCTATGGTTGAACAGGGAGGACTTGTCGTTCTggggcttcctcctctcccgaGCTACACGAGGTTCGGATCTCAGGGGAGGAGGAATGCTCCTTGAGCACCCCACATAGAAATGTAGACAAGGAGTGTGGGGTACCTGGCATCACTAGAAAAGGAGCCTTCAGGCGATAACATTTGTTGACACCCAGATCATCTGAACAGTCGGAATTGATCAACTCCCAACCGATCAAAATGAGCACATTCGAGTACGTCGGCGGAGCATACCGCGTGCTGTTTGGTAGAGGAACAATCCAACAGCTCCCCTCGGCGCTCGAAAAGCTGAATGCCAAAGCCGTCATGATTCTTTCCACTCCGCAGCAAGTGGATGAAGCAGGGCGGATCAAAAGTCTCATCGGGCAATCCGCAGTGGCCGTTTTCAGCGAGGCAACGATGCACACGCCGATCTCCGTGACCGAAAAGGCCGTCCGGGTAgcaaaggagaagatggtAGATAGCATCGTATCCATCGGCGGAGGCAGCACTATCGGCCTGGGCAAAGCCATCAGTGTACGGACCGGCCTGCCGCATCTCTGTGTCCCGACCACCTATGCCGGCAGTGAAATGACTCCGATCCTCGGGGAGACGGACCAGGGGCGCAAGGTTACAAGGCGTGACGCTCGCATCCTTCCCGAGAGTGTTGTCTACGACATTGACCTAACGCGTTCGCTCCCGGTTCGACTTTCTGTCTACAGTGGCATCAATGCAATCGCCCACGCAGGTAGGTTCCCCTCACATGAGCCGCACGAGACAACAACTGATGCATCACAAAGTCGAGGCCCTCTACGCAAGCAACATAAACCCAATTATTGACCTGATGGCGGTCGAAGGAATCCGCAACCTCGCCAAGGCGCTGCCCGTGTTGCGGGAGGATGACCAAAACGACGATGCACGATATGAGGCTCTTTACGGGGCGTGGTTGTGTGGAATTTGCCTAGGAAGCGTCAACATGGGACTGCACCACAAGCTATGCCACACTTTGGGCGGCACTTTCAATCTCCCACATGCCGAAACGCACGTTACAGTCCTTCCGCATGCCCTGGCGTTCAACGCTCCGGCCGTCCCGGGGCCAATGGCAAAGATCGCGTCGGCACTGCCGGACTCTGGAGGGGATGCCGTCAGGGGAATGACCAGCCTCTATCGGCGACTCAAGATTGACTCGAGCCTAAGGGGCTACGGTATGCCGGAGAGAGGGATCGACAAGGCCGCTGACCTTGTAATGTCGAACCCGTACAAGAACCCGCGGCCACTTGAACGAAGGGCTATCCGCGAGTTGATCCGACGTGCATGGGCGGGTGAGGATGCCGAATATTTTTTATGAAGGCCTCACTTGATTCGTGTGTAGGTCGATAGCACAACGATCACGCAAGTACATTGACAATTTTGTCTATTTAACTCGCCTCTCATATAAATGATTGCCTAAATTTGCCATAGATATAAACTCTTTCCGTGCTAGGCATCTCGTTTAGTGATCTGACTAACACAAGCTCCTCAATATGATTATGTCTGCTGTCTGCCCACGCTCCATGGACACAACGGTGCCCTACCCTAGATTCCCGGAAGTCAGCCTCTAATGTGGGGTTCCCCTAAAACAGAGATCTTAACCTCACGATTCGAATGTGGGGTATCCCCACTCTGTTACAGCACTAATCCTCATCGAATGTGGGGTAGTCCAGGGTTAGCAGGATGTGTGTAAGTGACGCACGTGAATGTGTATTTCCGTCGTGACCCCGTGTGTACCTTGCTGTATAGCTGTGGAGGAGTACTTGCTCACACGTATTAAGTAGCTTCTCAAGAGAGGAATGCCCATGGCCGCCAGGGTTACGCAAACCTCACTTCAGTTTCTCAACTTCTCGTTTCTCTACGCCACTGCAAACGTGACACGCCATGGGTTCTACGTCAGGAAGATACAATCACCCAGTAATCGGAAATGTCCAAGGCAACGAGACAGACGGTGTTGTTCAGTTCCTCGGGGTTAAGTATGGCGTTTTGGACCATTGGTTTGACAACGCGAGGCTGCCGTCCTATGATGGCAGTGGCCTCATTGCCGTGAAGCATGGGTACGGACCCCAGGATTCACCTCCCGCAAACATGACACTGAAGCCATTACTATAGCCCACAAGCCATATCGGATCCTTCTGGGGTTGATGTCGAACACCTGATCATCCAGAAGGCTCTTCCCACACCTGAGCCTCCTGGTTGTTCAGGAA is a window from the Fusarium keratoplasticum isolate Fu6.1 chromosome 5, whole genome shotgun sequence genome containing:
- a CDS encoding PKS-ER domain-containing protein encodes the protein MLAAVVEKFGEPYRMKRISRPSSPQGQDILLKVLAASYCHTDAVFASGGLSQTLPRIGCHEFAGRVLEVGPNVPKTRGIFAGLHVGVPGRAYHPCGTCYECQNTGHDEIGYSPYCSQAGNLGLTEDGGFQEYCLVDSRQVAPLPEGLSPLQAAPLMCAGLTIWSALRHDAVQRASTVGILGAGGGLGHLGVQFAARLGKRVLAIDANDAALAHLKQVKHSLGSVGTSVHVADARTLNVDETKAIWEESSTKLPTEIGLDTIILLPESQKAFDLGVQLLRDHGTMIVLSFPKEKLSVRAHDLVFRDIRLVGSLVGRNTQLREMLDFVVENGVKASVKAYPFEQLNELVRDSKQGASGKLVIDMTL
- a CDS encoding FAD-binding PCMH-type domain-containing protein; amino-acid sequence: MTTRTPKDTYAQPEYEEAHLATFAAPKGYPIESVLPPDVKRETFEQALAEFVDAVGKDYVFIGDALSHYIDPYDIYIDDSERRRMPSAAVCPSSLEEAKQALKVANKYGIPVWAFSRGKNLGYGGPSARVNGSVAFDLHRMNRVLEVSDDFSYAVVEPGVSFKELGDYCALHGKKVWPSTPSLGWGSVTGNTLDRGTGFGSHSAHHQSIAGLEVLLPDGDVVRTGQFGITRSPSAFLSKFTFGPSIEGLFLQSNLGIVTKLSIWLTPQPPAFMECTIGVPAFEDIEPLVDVLGHLRQTGVIPNLVWVMSLLEQLCMFGRRSDYWQGEGPIPPWKLEEIRKEKGMSYWHGRWGLYGPKRIIQAQFEEIKEIVAKRVPQATLVGNFFQGENGELLDNKAIPNDNGSLLVGIPSLWSLPLVGWALPRGGGGKAAHGDYAPIIPNSGKMVLEWIRACRPHYEAAGVEPMVDFFMHERHVIMVNMFTFNQEDPDHRNKIHKLYHNFHAESKKRGYGMYRAHVNHMDLIAGLSDFNNHAYNRFIEKLKDAVDPNGILAPGKSGIWPERYRHLREGGAILEKQASHL
- a CDS encoding Fe-ADH domain-containing protein — encoded protein: MSTFEYVGGAYRVLFGRGTIQQLPSALEKLNAKAVMILSTPQQVDEAGRIKSLIGQSAVAVFSEATMHTPISVTEKAVRVAKEKMVDSIVSIGGGSTIGLGKAISVRTGLPHLCVPTTYAGSEMTPILGETDQGRKVTRRDARILPESVVYDIDLTRSLPVRLSVYSGINAIAHAVEALYASNINPIIDLMAVEGIRNLAKALPVLREDDQNDDARYEALYGAWLCGICLGSVNMGLHHKLCHTLGGTFNLPHAETHVTVLPHALAFNAPAVPGPMAKIASALPDSGGDAVRGMTSLYRRLKIDSSLRGYGMPERGIDKAADLVMSNPYKNPRPLERRAIRELIRRAWAGEDAEYFL